A window of the Buchnera aphidicola (Taiwanaphis decaspermi) genome harbors these coding sequences:
- the hpt gene encoding hypoxanthine phosphoribosyltransferase, protein MKNNVKVIFSANKLHNRINELGKQITNKYKNIDGKIILIGLLRGSFMFMADLCRAINVSHEVDFITTCSYSNNMFSNNNVKILKDLNENIYGKNVLIVEDIIDSGNTLKKIYNLLYKRNPKSLSVCTLLDKRHAKKLNIRIDYVGFSVSNDFMVGYGLDYAQKYRHLPYIGKVISNK, encoded by the coding sequence ATGAAAAATAATGTTAAAGTTATATTTTCTGCAAATAAATTGCATAATCGTATAAATGAACTTGGTAAACAAATTACAAACAAATATAAAAATATTGATGGTAAAATAATTCTAATTGGCTTATTACGTGGATCTTTTATGTTTATGGCTGATTTATGTAGAGCAATTAATGTATCTCATGAAGTTGATTTCATTACTACTTGTAGCTATAGCAATAATATGTTTTCTAACAATAATGTGAAAATATTAAAAGATTTAAACGAAAATATTTATGGAAAAAATGTATTAATCGTTGAAGACATAATTGATTCTGGAAATACTTTAAAAAAAATATATAATTTGTTATACAAAAGAAATCCAAAATCTTTATCTGTATGTACTTTGTTAGATAAAAGACACGCAAAAAAATTAAATATAAGAATAGATTATGTAGGTTTTTCTGTTTCTAATGATTTTATGGTAGGTTATGGTTTAGATTATGCTCAAAAATACAGACATTTGCCTTATATAGGTAAAGTTATTTCAAATAAATAG